Part of the Chrysiogenes arsenatis DSM 11915 genome, CGGCTCGAAGAGCACCTGAGCAAGTCGCGCATCCGTTTTGAAGTCGGCGAAGTGGAAAAAACGGTTCTCTTGCAAAGTGAAATGGCACTCAGCCAAGGGCGTGCCGATTATCAGGCCAGCCTGAATACGTTACATCTGCTTGAAGTTCGCCTTGGCAATATCGTCGGCATTGCTAGCGATATTACGTTAGTTGGCGAAATTCCGCAGCCCGCCACTTTACCCGAAACGATTGATGATCTGTTGCGTCTAGCAAACGAGCACCGCGACGATCTGAAAGCCGAGCAGGCGATGCTTGACTTCACCAACGAAGATCTGCGCGTACAAGTCAGCAAATATCTCCCGACAGTACGAGCGGGGGTTGATTACCGCAACAATACCATTGATGGGGTCGGCCAGCGTGCCGGCACCAGTGAAGGTGACGACATTACCTTTATGCTGAACCTTGAGTTGCCTATTTTTGAAGGGGGAACGCGCGTCGCCGATTACCGCGAAGCGAAATACAATATCATCGAGCGTTCTCACCGCATTTTGCAGCTCAAAGAGCAGATCCGTTTTGACGTCCACCAGTCCGTTTATACGCTCGATACCTTGTCGCACCGCCTGCGCGAAGCACAAAGCCGCATTACGTTAGCCGAAGAAAACTTACGCATGGTACGCCTGCAGTTTGAAGTTGGCGAAGCGACGAACCTTGATCTGCTCGACGCCATCGTAAACCTGAAAAACAGTGAACTTGACCTTGTCATCAACGAATTTGATCAGCGTAAAAATCAGTTTATTCTGATGCAAGCGATTGGCACTATTGGAGCTGAACTGATCCCATGAAAATTCACGTTCTCCCCGATGAAGTCATCAATCAGATTGCAGCGGGGGAAGTTGTTGAGCGTCCGTTAAACATTGTCAAAGAATTGGTGGAAAACTCGCTCGACGCCGGAGCAACCGATATTGACGTTGCAATCTGGCAGGGTGGAAAAAGCCGTATCCGTGTGATAGATAACGGATGCGGCATGGCGAAACACGATCTCCTTTTGAGTGTTGAACGGCACGCTACCAGCAAGATTTCCGTTTTTGACGACCTCTCTCGACTCGGTACGATGGGCTTTCGCGGTGAAGCCCTGCCGAGCATTGCCTCTGTCAGTCGCTCAACCCTCACCTCGCGTGAGCCACACAGCGATTCGGGCTATACCTTGCATATTCACGGCGGCAAAATCATCCAACTCGCCGAAGTGGCCGCCAATCCCGGCACAACAGTCGAAATTGCTGCGCTGTTTTTCAACATTCCGGCGCGCAAAAAATTCCTCCGCACAACATCAACCGAACAACAACTGATTGCCTATGCGCTGGAAGCCTTTGCACTGGCACATCCAACCGTGGCATTCCGTTTTGAAGTGGACGATGCTCCCAGCTTGCTCTTTCCCATTGCTAGCGAAACGCAACGCATTCAGCAAGTGTTAGGGCGGGAAAATGCGCGCAACCTAGCTTTTGGCGAAGCGCACAGCGAACATGGATCGGCGCGGGGGTATTTTTCGCGCCCCGATAGCACCCGTTCACGACGCGACTTACTCTATTGTTTTGTCAACCGCCGCATCGTAAAAGATAAGCTGCTCAGCACCCTACTGATGCGCTGCTACGAACCGTACATCCCAAAAGGGCGTTTTCCCTTCGGAGCGCTGTATATTGATATTGATCCGGCACTCGTCGATGTCAACGTGCATCCAACAAAAACCGAAGTCCGATTTTTCAATATTTCTGCCATCGAAGCACTCTTGCAAGAAGCCTTTCGTACTGCGCTTGCGGGGAGCGAACAACAGCCCCTACACCCTGCGCTGCCATCGACTTCAGTATCAACTCCCGCTCCCCACAGCATGGAACCAACGCCCACCCGGACGGTGCCAACAAGAACTGCGCATCAACCTCTGCACCGTGAGCACACTGTGCCTGTTGCAACAACACCAGATCGCGTGGCACACCGCGAACACCTCTACCAGACCGCACCAGTAATAGACACACCATCACCCATACAAGAAACCATTGGCGATGCTGAACAACTGACGATTTACGGACAATTCGCCGATTCGTTTGTCATTGCAGAATATTGCGACGAGTTGATCCTCGTCGACCAACACGCCGCCATGGAACGGATTAACGTCGAAGAGCTGGAAAACCGTTATGCAGAAGAAACCATCCCAGCACAACCACTGTTATTCCCGCACCGTTTGCCACTATCAGCCGCACAACAGCGGAGTTTAGCTGGCCACCAAACGTTGCTTGGTCAACTCGGTTTTACAGTTGAAGTGATCGAAGATACCGCATGCCTGATTGCCGCTCCAGTTGGTATCCCGTCAGAACAGGCCATTGATACGGTTGTCGAGCTCTGCGATTTACTCGGCAAGAGTAAAGGGCACAGCGAAACCTCCTTGGCAGAATTTCGCGCACACGCCTTGCGCACGATGGCGTGCCACCGCAGTATCAAGGCAGGAAAAACCCTTTCGCACCAGCAAATGCACGAATTACTGCAACGCCTTTTCCAGTGCCGCTTTCCCTACACCTGCCCACACGGTCGGCCTATTATTCTGCGCTATTCACGGGAGCGGTTATGTCACGAATTCCTCCGGTCATAGCCCTCATCGGGGCAACGGCAGTTGGTAAAACCAACCTTGCGATAGCCTTAGCCAGAGCTATCGGCGGTGAAATTATCGGCTGTGATAGTCGTCAGGTTTACCGTTCCCTTGATATTGGAACCGGCAAACCGAGTGCCGCTGAACTCGATGGCGTCACGCACCATATGCTCGATGTTGCTGGGCCGAACGAGCACTATACGGCGCAACAGTATATCGATACGGTACGCCCGTTGCTAGCTTCGCTTCAAACACAACAGATTCCCGCCATCATTACCGTTGGCACGGGAATGTATTACGAAGCACTCATCTATGGGCTGCTGACCGCTCCGGCCGTTGATGATGAAACCAGTGTCACCGCGCGCGCGCACGTGGCCGCCGATAGCAGCGCCGTATATGCGCTCATTCAACAGCATGACCCCGCGAGCGCCGCTCGTATTGCGAGCAATGATCCCGCGCGGATTACCCGCTGGTTAGAGGTTTTTCTGGCAACCGGGCAGCCGATGGAGGCGTTTTTTTCTGCACCGCGCACACCACTTCTGCCGGTCACCGAGTTTCGACTTGAACGCCCCCGCCCTGAATTATATGCCCGAATCAATCAGCGAGTAACACTTATGGCGCAAAGCGGTTTGCTCGAAGAGGTCAAACACGCGATTGAAATCGGATACGATTTTGAGCGGGTAAAGGTTGTAGGATACACAGAATTACTCCCCGTTCTCGCTGGCGAACTACCGCTGGAAAAAGGGGTTGAAAAGATTCAACTCCATTCGCGGCGTTATGCCAAACGGCAATGCACATGGTTTCGTAATCGACTCGGAGGCGAGGTGCTCGACCTTGCCTCCGAAAACACAGCGCAACTCATCGCGGCCATTCTTGCACACCTCAAGAAAACTCCTTGAAAGCAAAGACGATTGCTTTTAAGATGCAAACAGTATTTGTTTTGTTATCTTTTTTTATTATCCCGTCGCTCCCGTCGGCGAACATTTTTTTGGGGGGTTTATGAGCAAAGGAATCAATCTTCAGGACGCTTTTTTGTTCGTTGCACGTCGCGACCGCGTACCCGTAACGATCTACCTGACGAATGGCGTGCGTATGACTGGCAGCATCGATTCGTATGATAGCTACATCATTATGCTCAAAGCTGACGATGGCATAAAAATGATTTATAAACACGCCATCAGTACCATTTGCCCGATGCGCCCCATGAGTATTCAGGACGCCAAACATGTTCCGGCGAAAAGCTGACCTGAAGAGTATGTATTCCGTCACTGGTGCTATCCGGCGATCTGTATGCGCATAACCGTCCTTGCCAGCGGATCAAAAGGGAATGCGGCCTTAGTGGAAACTGATTCGACCCGTGTGCTGATTGACGCTGGCTTGACGATGAAAGGGATTGAGCAGCGCCTAGAATCTATCGGCGTTGCTGCCAGTTCATTAAATGCGGTGGTACTTACCCACGAACATACCGATCACGTGCGCGGGATCGGCCCGCTTGCGAGGCGCTACCGGATCCCCGTCTATGCGACCGAAGGGACATTTTCGAGTGCTTTCGGGCTGACTGGGGATATCCCTTTAGCTCATGTGGTGCATAACGATGGCTCGCTGGGAATTGGCGATATTGGCGTAGACTTATTCAGTATTTCGCATGACGCCGCCGACCCCGTCGGGTTCCGCTTTACAGCAGATGGCCATTCGCTCTGCTACGTGACCGATACGGGGATATATACGAGCTTGATTCGCGAATATGCGCGTGATTGTCACGGCATTGTGATTGAGTCAAATCATGACGAAGAGATGCTGATGGAGGGGAAATACCCTTGGGCGCTCAAACAGCGCGTCCGTTCGCGCTTTGGGCATGTATCTAATCGTGAAGCAAGCCTGTTTTTGCAAGAAGTGTGGCAACCGGCGCTCCGTTTTGTTGTCCTTGCACACTTGAGTGCAGAAAACAACAGCCCCGCAGCAGCCTATACGCAAAATGCGCAAGTGCTCCAACATCTTGGCGGACACAACACCCGACTGTATGCCACACGGCAAGATGCCGTCGGCAGCACACTCTGGGTTTCGTAATATGGGTTTAGAGAAATTTGTAGGAGGCAACCATGAGCATGCAGGATAAAAAAGGGATTCTCCTCGAAAGCGGCACCAACGAACTGGAAATCATTGAATTTCAGATCAATAAAACACAGCCAGATGGTTCGATTAAAGTTGGACACTACGGCATTAACGTGGCGAAAGTGCGGGAAATCATTAAACCGCCACAAACCACCGATTACCCGAATGCCCACCCGTGCATATCTGGGATCTTCAACTTACGCGGCAAGCTCATCCCCTTGCTTGATCTCGCCCAATGGCTCGGCATCCCCTCCAACACTCCCGCAGCCGACAAGCGCGTGATTGTCACCGAGTTTAATCAGCTTTTTAATGGCTTTATGGTTGATAACGTCACCCGTATTTATCGCATGTCGTGGGAAAGCGTCGAAGCGCCATCGCAGTTTATGGAAACCGGCAATGACTGTGTGGTGGCCGTTGTCCGGTTGGAGAATCGCTTGGTGATGCTACTCGACTTTGAAAAAATCATCGCTGATGTCAACCCTGAAGCGAATAAGTACGATTTTGCCGAAGATACGCATGTCGGCCACGACGCCTCCACGATGGAACGGCGCGGACAACACACCGTCATGCTGGTGGACGACTCTTCCTTTATCCGCCGTATGCTAAATGAAACACTCCGTTCCGCTGGCTATCTTACCGTTACGGCTCAAAACGGCCTAGAAGCGCTTGAGCTTTTGCAGGACGAAGAAAACGCTTTGGTTGATTTACTCGTTACGGATATTGAAATGCCCGCAATGGACGGCTTCCATCTCATTAAACGGTTGCGCGAACAAGATAAATTCCGCGCGCTACCGATTATTGTTTTCTCTTCGATTATCAGTCCGGAAAATGCACGGAAAGCCGACGCAGTTGGTGCGAATGAAGCTATTACAAAACCTGAACTGAGTAAGCTCGTACAACGGGTCGACAGTTACCTCGGAATTTAGGTATGGGGCAATTTACCGACGAAGCCGCTGCACTGCACAACCTTGGAGTGTTGGCGCAGCGGTGGGGTATCGCCTTAGACGATCCATTCCTCGTCGATTTACGGCACAGAGCACTCACGTCATACGATGGCGATTTGTTCCTGAATAATCTGGAACGGCTGGTTGCCTCCCATCCTGATCGCTTTGACTCGCCACAGGTTCCTTATTTTCACGGTCGTTCGTTTGAAGCGCTCACCGCGCTGCTTTCCTCCAGTATTTTTATCCCAAAACTCATGCAGCGACACCCTGAATATATCGATATTGTTTTGGGTCGTCCGCGCCCCTATCCACGCCAACACCGCTATGAACAGCGCGATTTCTTGCGACTTGAATCCGAGATGGAAGGGATGGATGAAAGTGACTTCATGCAGCTCCTCCGTGGCTATCGCAACCAGAAAATGATCGAAATCGCCCTGCGGGAATTGCAAGGTGCTGATTCGCTGGAAGTGCTACTCGGCGATATTTCCATGCTGGCTGAAATTACGCTAGAACTTGCCTATCGTTACGGCTGGAAAAGTCTGGTTGCACTCTATGGCGAGCCGCACTACCTCGATTACCACGGCAAGAGTTTTCCCGCGAGTTTTGCCGTGATCGGGCTGGGAAAACTGGGCGGCACAGAACTGAATTACAGTTCCGATGTTGATATCATCTATCTGTACGATTCCTGCTATCAAGGAACGACCACCGGCGGCAAGCGCAAACCCATCGAAACGCACCAGTTTTTCGTCAACCTTTCCAAACTCATCACCCGTTATTTGGGCAATGTGACCGAAGACGGCTTTGTGTTCCGCGTTGATCTGCGTCTTCGCCCTGATGGTGACACTGGCGAAATCTGCCTTGGCCTGCAAAGCTACGAAAACTACTACGGTACCATCGGGCAAACATGGGAACGGAGTATGTTGATTAAAGCACGCTGCGTTGCGGGGTGCGACCAGCTTGTGACGCAATTTCGCACGATGGTGCGCCCGTTTGTGTTCCGCAAATACATGGATGAGAGTTCGATTTTAGCTATCCGCGAACTTAAAGAAAAAATCGATACAAAAGTACGCAAAAACCTCCATACCAATGTCAAACTCGGGCGCGGTGGTATTCGTGAAATCGAATTTTTCCTCTCCATCATTCAACTCCTGTATGGCGGAAAAGAACCGCGTTTGCGCCATCATTCCACCTTACGCTGTCTGGATATTTTTACCGAGTTGCACTACATCGAACGGCACGAAGCCGACGAACTCTGGCAATGCTACGAGTTTTTGCGCCGAGTTGAACACCGCATCCAGATGCACGACCAGCGGCAAAGCCATACCTTGCCCGACGATGAGGCATCGCAAGTACGCATCGCACGGCAAATGGGATTTGAAAGGCTCGCCGATTTTCTTGCCGAGCTGCAACGGATTATGGAGCGAGTGCACCAGCGATTTGCCACGCTTTTCCATTCTGACGACACCAATCACGAAGATACGCCGCTGGCGCAGGAAATCTTCTCCGGCAATTATTCGCGCGAAGAATTGGTGCCCATGCTGGCCGCTTTCGGTTTCGATAACCCACGTCAGGCTGCCAATAATGTCTATTCCATCTTGGAAAGATCACTCAAAATCAACACTGAATCACGCCGCTTGCGCGAAATATCCGGCACACTCCTCGAAAAACTCGTCGCTTCATCAGATGCCGACATGGCACTGACCCACTTTGAACGGTTCTATCACGCCGCTGCTGGGCGCGGCGGAGTACTCAAGCTTATTTATGATGTTCCTCAGGCACTTGATATTTTTATGCCCGTTTTCAGCGGCAGCCCGTATCTTTCCGCCCTCATCAACCGTCACCCGGAAATGGTTGATATTTTGGTGTCGCAACAGGAAAGCAGCCACTTGCCTACGCGCCACGAGTTGGAAGAGCGGATTGTCAAGCTCACCAGTCGTGCCGCAAGCGATATGGAACTTTTGCTCGACCAATTACGCTACTTCAAAATCACTGAATTTGTCCGTATTGCCTTTATGGAGCTCAGTGGCATTATCGACGTTTCCGCCTCCACTGCGGCACTTAGCCAGTTAGCTGATGTGATTGTCGACCGACTCTACCATGCACTGTACGCCGAGATGGTCATACGCTACGGCGAACCACGCACCGAAAGCGAAGCCCCATGCCCGTTTGCCATAGTCGGCCTCGGGAAACTCGGTGGTTGTGAACTTAACTACTCCAGCGATCTTGATTTGATTTTCCTTTACCAAGGGGCGGGACAAACAACTGGTGGAACACATGGCACCCTGCGGAATAATGAATTTTTCATCCGGCTTGTACAACGACTCATCAACGGACTCAGCGTCGCTACGACACACGGTGTCTGCTATAAAGTCGACGCCCGCCTACGCCCCAACGGCAATTCAGGCTCGCTTGTCACACCACTGGACGGCTTTATCAGTTACCACACTAACGCTCAAGCTATGACGTGGGAAAAGCAAATGTTGTTAAAAGCGCGGTTTATTTGTGGCGATGCCACACTCTATGCAACGTTTCAAAACTACCGCGATGAACACGTGCTCCTTGGTGCTTTTGGGGCGTCACAGTTCCGCGAAATTTACGACATGCGTCTGCGCATTGAACAGGAAAAAGGGAAAACCCGCGAGGGGTTTCACGATTATAAAGCTGGGCGCGGCGGCCTGATAGACATCGAATTCCTTTGTCAATGTGAACAGTTACACGGAGCGAGAGAAAATCCTTGGTTGCTTGAGATGACTCGTACCTTCGAAATAATTGATGCGCTCGCCGCGCTGCATGTGTGGGAAAAAGCGGATAGCGATAAAATCCGCGAACACTACCACTTTTTCCGTTCTTTAGAAAACATGCTGAAGATTTTTCAGGAAAACACCAGTTCGGCACTCGCCATGAACGGCGCAGCACATCACGCGCTCGCCGCCAGGATGGGATTTGGTAATAACGGTGGAGAGCGCTTTTTGAAGCACTACCGCACCGTTACTACCGAGACACGTGAGTTCTTTGAAAAGTATTTTGTGAAACTGATGGGAACATCGTAGAATACGAGCTAGCTAAAGATAAAGTGGTTTCCTAAGGGGTCTATTGCGATGCTCTCAACATTGGTAATGTTTTTTTCGGTCTCCATTGTTTTTTCATTTTTGTGTTCCTTGTGGGAGGCCGTCTTGTTAAGCATTTCGCCTTCCTATATGCAGGTAAAGTTGAATGAAGAGGGGAAAGTTGGCTCTATCTTAAAGGGATTCAAAGAGAATATTGATCGCCCTTTGGCGGCTATTTTGACGGTCAACACCATCGCGCATACGGCCGGAGCCATTGGTGTCGGTCAAGAAGCCACCAAAATATGGGCAGATAGCAGCCCCATCGTGACCGGCCTCGTGGTGCCAGCAGTTATGACAGCGGCAATCCTTATTCTTTCGGAAATTATCCCCAAGACAATTGGCGCCAACAACTGGAGGCTGTTGGCACCATTTACGGTACGCAGTCTAGATATTGTTATTAAAATTACTTTTCCTATTATCTGGGCTTGCCAACTGATCACACGAGTGTTTAATTCAAGCAAGGAAAAGAACGTGTTCAGCCGGACTGATTTTTTAGCAATGATCCAGATTGGTTCCAAAGAAGGTTCTTTGGACGAAGCGGAGAGCAAATTTATCCATAACCTTCTGCATTTCAGAAATTATAAAGTCAAAGATGTTATGACACCACGTACCGTAACCGTATCCGCTCCGCAAGACATGACAGCGCGAGCGTTTTATGACAGGCAAGACGAGCTTGTTTTCTCGCGCATTCCACTGAAGGAGAATCATGACCAAGAGACAATTGTGGGCTATATACTGAAAGACGAAGTGCTTGAGCACTTAATTGATGAACACACAGATAAAGAGTTACGCCATTTTAAACGGGACATCATCTCAGTTCCAGAAAATTACAGTATTTTTCAGCTCTTTAATGATTTCATCCACCAGCGCGAACACATTGCGCTGGTGATTGATGACTTTGGTGGAATGTCCGGCCTTGTGACCATGGAGGATGTTGTTGAAACTCTACTCGGTGCAGAGATTGTGGATGAAACCGATAAGATCGTCGATTTGCAGGATATGGCAAAAAAGCAATGGAAAAGCCGCTATAAAAAAATGACCGCCCAGCAGAATAAGGAAAAAGGAACTCCAGTGCCTCCTTCGGTTTCCGTGTAAAACGCAACCAAAGGAGAACACGGAAGCAACCAAACCTCGTGTACTTACAAAAAATCTAATAACGCACGGTTAAAGCTTGCTGAATCTTCCATATTGCAAATATGCCCAGTGGCCGGAATCGTAACGAGTTTGGCGCCGGGGATTTGTTTGGCCATATCCTCAGATGCGGATGGTGGAATGGCGTTATCTTCCGCACCACAAATCACCAAGGTTGGCACCGTAATCGTTGGGAGCAACGCACGACGATCAGGGCGGTCACGCATCGCCAAAAGGTTTTGCACCGTTCCCGACACACTCGCCCGCATCATGATGTCGTGATATAAGTGTTTCTCTAAATACTTATCTGTCTCTGACCCTAAAAGCTTGCGAATAAAAACATCCGCCGCCGCTTTCACGCCATTATGTCCCACTTGGTCAGCCAACTTTGTGCGCGATTCCTGTGCTTCTTCGCTGTCAGCTTCGGCGCGAGTAACAATCAACATCAGTTTTTCAAATAATTCCGGGCGCTGCGCATACAGCGCAAGCGTTACATACCCACCCATAGACATGCCACCAATGGCAGCTTTTTTGATCTGAAGATGGTCAAGCAACTCGCCAATCACCATGGCAAGCGAGTCTATCGAGCCAACTTCACTCGTAATATCAGAACGCCCAAACCCCGGCAAATCAACCGTTATGACAGAAAATCCAGCCTGCACCAGCGGGTCGATTTGTGGTCGCCACATAGCACTCGAAAGGGGAAAACCGTGAATTAACAACACCGAACGCGTACCCGTGCCGTGTAACTCGTAATACATTTTGCCGTGTCCGTTGACGAAAAACATGGCTTTCACCTCCAAAAAATAGTGTGACCTATGAAAACAATACCATATTTTACTGGCAAATGAAGAGAATTCGGGCGGGTTTATTACTCCTCATACCACAATTCGATTCAAGGGAATGTCAGCAACATCACACCGAAATATCATCTTGTTAAAATATTCTCCTTTTACTGTAGTTTCCTTCAGTTACATTACCGCTTCTTTCACAGTAAATTTTTACCGTGCTTGCGAGCATAGGTTTGCATCCTCCGGAGGAAACCATGGATTTCGAAAAATTTCTCGAGAAGATCACGCAGGCTAAAACACCCCGACAAGCACTCTCCGAAGCACAACAATACCTTTCCACTTGGGGCGTTGTCGGTATTGCCTATGCTGGTCGCCACATTCCACAGCCATTCCTTTACAGTGGGCGCGAACTTACCCGCTGGTCAGAGCGCTACTTAGATCAAGATTATATCAGCATTGACCCTGTAGTCATTGCTACCCGCCACTCTTTACTCCCTATCGAATGGTGTGCTTTTAAACCGCTGGACTGGTTTAATGATGCCCAACGCACACTCTTTGCGGAAGCCGCAGCTCACGGTCAAGAGAATGGTCTGCTCATACCATTCCGTGAAGAAGCTGGCGGCGTGGCCGTCGTAGCGTATTTTTTTGGCACCAACCCACCCGTCACCGACAGTGAGCGTAAGGCACTGTTGATAATGACGGCGTTATACCTTCATGAACGGGTAAAGGTTTCCCCCCTTGCTTCAACCATTGCAACCGCACAACATTCGTTAAGTCTTCGGGAAATGGAGTGTTTTGCGGGCGTTCAGGCAGGGCAGACGTATGCCCAAATAGGAAAAAAACTCGGCATTACTGAGCGAACCGTCACCTTCCATCTGCATAATGGTCGCGACAAACTGGGAGCGAGCACGGTTACTCATGCGATAACAATGGCGCTCCAACAAGGCTTACTGAGCAACAATGCTTCTCATAATTCATCAGAAAAGCCGCTACGAAGTGATGAAACAATTTTTCCATCCAAAAACAGTACTCTCTCCCCTACAGATCTCGCAATGACACAATGGAAAGTCTCGCAAATGAGCGAGATGATTTCTGCCATCGCTCACCATTGGCGCCAACCACTCACCGTGATCTCACTTTCCATTCAGAATATTCTCGAAGAGTACAAAGCAAATGAATTAACCGCCGCAAGCCTTGAAGAGATCTCAGCCATCGCTTTGGCGTCGGTGGGGAAAATGTCGCAAACTATTTTTGATCTTACTGCCCACAGTTACTTGCGTAGTGGACTTCACTCGACATGCGCCTTGCGGGAAACGATGGAAACCGTTTGTTTTCTGTATCCAGAACTTGAAGCGTTACAAATCGAAGTCACCGGATATTTTTTAAAGCAGCGTCCCAAACCCGTTCATTTGTGGCGAGCAGGCAACCGACGGCTCATGGTGAACTTACCTATGGCGGGTCTGCGTCAAGTCATCTTCAATCTTATTGCGAATGCGAGGGATGCGATTATCGCAAAGCGGCGTGTCACGGCTCACAATTTTGCGGGAGCAATACGAATCAAAATCAAAGTTATCAATGACTTCGTGGCCATTAGCGTGGAAGACAACGGTGGTGGCATTCAACATGGGGCATTGAAACGTATTTTTGAGCCATTTTTTACTACCAAAGAACGGTGTGTCGGGACGGGAATTATTTCGGGCTCAGGGTTGGGCTTGTACCAAGCAAAGCTCATAGTAGAAGCACAAGCTGGGGGGACCATTTACGCTAAAAACGGAACCAATGGGGCAGTGATCACCATAGCACTCCCCATAGCAGAGAATAGGCAATAAACAGAGTCAAAAAGTCACAGGGGGAGGTTAGGTTATGTGCATTTTGGGGAAGTTTAAAAAAATATTCGCTTTATCGCAGTCCATTGCGATGGTCTGCCTGATGGGACTATCTGCCTATGCGTGGGCAAACGACCAGCGTCGGGAAGTGGCCTTCATCGACGCTGGTATTGCCGATTATCAGACGCTGATGGAAGCAATACCGCCTACCACCGTGGTTTATCTACTGGACCCATCGCGCGATGGTGTGCAACAGATGGCAGACATTTTAGCGGAGCAAAATGCTTTGGACGCCATTCACATCCTGTCGCACGGCAGTGCTGGCGAAAAACAGATCGGCACGGCACGGCTCAATACGCACACACTTGAATATTATCACCATGATCTCAAACAGATCGGCCAGAGCCTGCAACCTGGTGGGGATATCTTGCTCTATGGATGTGAGGTGGCAAGCGGGGAAAGCGGAAGAAAATTTATTGATTTACTCTCAAAGCTTACAAAGGCCAATATTGCGGCCTCTACCAATAAAACTGGAGCAAGCGCCAAACATGGAGATTGGATGTTGGAAGCAGGCTCTAAAAACAGCTTAGCTCTGCAATTTGATCATTATCCACATACATTGCAAATACCATCAGATGGCCTCTACACGTTCGCTAATGCCAATCAGAATCCTGATGGTACTGTTTCAACCGCAGATGATTTTTTTATTGTTGATAGATTGGATGGCAGTGGTGCGAGCAAAGCTACCCAAGCTGACGAATTTGGCGCCTATATTGAGGATGAAACGGAGTCGACTACAACGTATACCTCGTATTTAGAAGTCAGAGTTGCGCTGACTGGAAGTTTCTACCTAACGAATGCAACTATAGGCGAGTATAACCAAGATGGTACTTCTCCGCACAATAACTTCACAAGTGTATACCTCGCTGGTTATGCCAATGGTGTAAGAGTATGTGAAACTACACCAATCAGCAGCATTGGAGCTTACGAAACAGCATATACCATCGACTACTCTCCTTGCTTTAATACACTCATGGACAGCTTTAGAGCGTATTACACGATGAGTGTAGGTGACCGGCAGGACAATTTTAATCTTATTGATTTTACATTATCCGGCGCTTCGACAAATTCCGTGAGTGACACCACTCCCCCTACCTTCGCCATTGCCCCCGCCGCTTCCAACATCACCGCAATCAGCTTTGATCTTTCCGCCAGCCTTGATGAGGCTGGTAGCATCTACTATGTTGCTCTTGCCGACGGTGCTGCAGTACCAAGTTCGGCTGATGTAAAGGCTGCTACGGCTGCTGGCGGCGGTTCTGCACTGGCGTCTGGGAATGCGGCAGCTACATCCGACCCATAC contains:
- a CDS encoding TolC family protein — encoded protein: MKRLAILFLALTLGSNVLARELDFVTAFSLALENNKEILLQEVAQRKAELGDIKARAIMMPSLTANLGYQQREHGFLQNSSSTTSPNDSYNTRYLNASLSQPIYTGGRAAAERSKATHVQVASAYQVTAAQKSIYLALVSLFADIRQAEAIAAVNRANIERLEEHLSKSRIRFEVGEVEKTVLLQSEMALSQGRADYQASLNTLHLLEVRLGNIVGIASDITLVGEIPQPATLPETIDDLLRLANEHRDDLKAEQAMLDFTNEDLRVQVSKYLPTVRAGVDYRNNTIDGVGQRAGTSEGDDITFMLNLELPIFEGGTRVADYREAKYNIIERSHRILQLKEQIRFDVHQSVYTLDTLSHRLREAQSRITLAEENLRMVRLQFEVGEATNLDLLDAIVNLKNSELDLVINEFDQRKNQFILMQAIGTIGAELIP
- the mutL gene encoding DNA mismatch repair endonuclease MutL, producing MKIHVLPDEVINQIAAGEVVERPLNIVKELVENSLDAGATDIDVAIWQGGKSRIRVIDNGCGMAKHDLLLSVERHATSKISVFDDLSRLGTMGFRGEALPSIASVSRSTLTSREPHSDSGYTLHIHGGKIIQLAEVAANPGTTVEIAALFFNIPARKKFLRTTSTEQQLIAYALEAFALAHPTVAFRFEVDDAPSLLFPIASETQRIQQVLGRENARNLAFGEAHSEHGSARGYFSRPDSTRSRRDLLYCFVNRRIVKDKLLSTLLMRCYEPYIPKGRFPFGALYIDIDPALVDVNVHPTKTEVRFFNISAIEALLQEAFRTALAGSEQQPLHPALPSTSVSTPAPHSMEPTPTRTVPTRTAHQPLHREHTVPVATTPDRVAHREHLYQTAPVIDTPSPIQETIGDAEQLTIYGQFADSFVIAEYCDELILVDQHAAMERINVEELENRYAEETIPAQPLLFPHRLPLSAAQQRSLAGHQTLLGQLGFTVEVIEDTACLIAAPVGIPSEQAIDTVVELCDLLGKSKGHSETSLAEFRAHALRTMACHRSIKAGKTLSHQQMHELLQRLFQCRFPYTCPHGRPIILRYSRERLCHEFLRS
- the miaA gene encoding tRNA (adenosine(37)-N6)-dimethylallyltransferase MiaA; this encodes MSRIPPVIALIGATAVGKTNLAIALARAIGGEIIGCDSRQVYRSLDIGTGKPSAAELDGVTHHMLDVAGPNEHYTAQQYIDTVRPLLASLQTQQIPAIITVGTGMYYEALIYGLLTAPAVDDETSVTARAHVAADSSAVYALIQQHDPASAARIASNDPARITRWLEVFLATGQPMEAFFSAPRTPLLPVTEFRLERPRPELYARINQRVTLMAQSGLLEEVKHAIEIGYDFERVKVVGYTELLPVLAGELPLEKGVEKIQLHSRRYAKRQCTWFRNRLGGEVLDLASENTAQLIAAILAHLKKTP
- the hfq gene encoding RNA chaperone Hfq, producing the protein MSKGINLQDAFLFVARRDRVPVTIYLTNGVRMTGSIDSYDSYIIMLKADDGIKMIYKHAISTICPMRPMSIQDAKHVPAKS
- a CDS encoding MBL fold metallo-hydrolase; protein product: MRITVLASGSKGNAALVETDSTRVLIDAGLTMKGIEQRLESIGVAASSLNAVVLTHEHTDHVRGIGPLARRYRIPVYATEGTFSSAFGLTGDIPLAHVVHNDGSLGIGDIGVDLFSISHDAADPVGFRFTADGHSLCYVTDTGIYTSLIREYARDCHGIVIESNHDEEMLMEGKYPWALKQRVRSRFGHVSNREASLFLQEVWQPALRFVVLAHLSAENNSPAAAYTQNAQVLQHLGGHNTRLYATRQDAVGSTLWVS